One segment of Arthrobacter sp. MMS18-M83 DNA contains the following:
- a CDS encoding CoA-acylating methylmalonate-semialdehyde dehydrogenase has protein sequence MSTTTLTTIKHFINGVETAGAGDRSQPVYNPATGAVSAELRLANRADLDATVAAAKAASEKWGDFSLAKRTAVLFKFRELVASHVDELAALITAEHGKVISDAKGEIGRGLEVIEFACGIPQLLKGDYSDQVSTGIDVFSFREPLGVVAGITPFNFPVMVPLWMAPMAIATGNAFILKPSERDPSASMLLAKLWKQAGLPDGVFQVLHGDKETVDGLLTHPDVDGISFVGSTPIARYVHETATAHGKRVQALGGAKNHAIIMPDADLDNAADHLAAAAFGSAGERCMAISVAVAVGDAAELLVKKVEERALAVKVKNGTEPDAEMGPVITPASKERIVRIVTEAEAAGAAMVVDGRDLVVPGHEDGFWVGPTVIDHVKTEMTAYTEEIFGPVLVVVRVGDLDEGIRLINSNPYGNGTAIFTSSGANARKFQRSVTVGMVGINVPLPVPVAYHSFGGWKASLFGDKHIYGPEGVSFYTRGKVVTSRWPEPTHASGASYNFPSN, from the coding sequence ATGTCGACGACCACACTGACCACCATCAAGCATTTCATCAACGGTGTTGAAACTGCCGGCGCAGGCGATCGCAGCCAGCCGGTCTACAACCCGGCCACCGGCGCAGTCTCCGCGGAGCTGCGCCTGGCGAACCGGGCCGATCTTGACGCCACCGTTGCCGCCGCCAAGGCCGCCAGCGAAAAGTGGGGCGATTTCTCCCTGGCCAAGCGCACCGCGGTCCTGTTCAAGTTCCGCGAACTCGTCGCCTCCCACGTGGACGAACTCGCGGCCCTGATCACGGCAGAGCACGGCAAGGTCATTTCCGATGCGAAGGGCGAGATCGGCCGTGGCCTGGAAGTCATCGAATTCGCCTGCGGCATCCCGCAACTGCTCAAGGGCGACTACTCGGACCAGGTCTCCACCGGGATCGACGTGTTCTCCTTCCGCGAGCCGCTCGGCGTCGTCGCCGGCATCACCCCGTTCAACTTCCCGGTCATGGTGCCGCTGTGGATGGCACCCATGGCGATCGCCACCGGCAACGCGTTCATCCTCAAGCCCTCCGAACGCGACCCCTCCGCGTCCATGCTCCTGGCCAAGCTCTGGAAGCAGGCCGGCCTGCCCGACGGCGTGTTCCAGGTCTTGCACGGCGACAAGGAAACCGTCGATGGCCTCCTGACCCACCCGGACGTGGACGGCATCTCCTTCGTCGGCTCCACCCCGATCGCCCGGTACGTCCACGAAACCGCCACCGCGCACGGCAAGCGGGTCCAAGCCCTGGGCGGCGCGAAGAACCACGCGATCATCATGCCCGACGCCGACCTGGACAACGCGGCCGACCACCTGGCCGCAGCCGCCTTCGGTTCCGCGGGCGAACGCTGCATGGCCATCTCTGTCGCGGTCGCCGTCGGCGATGCCGCCGAGCTGCTGGTCAAGAAGGTCGAAGAACGCGCGCTGGCCGTGAAGGTCAAGAACGGCACCGAGCCCGACGCCGAAATGGGCCCGGTCATCACTCCGGCCTCCAAGGAACGCATCGTGCGGATCGTCACCGAAGCCGAAGCCGCGGGCGCGGCGATGGTCGTTGACGGCCGCGACCTGGTGGTCCCGGGCCACGAGGACGGCTTCTGGGTCGGCCCCACCGTCATCGACCACGTCAAGACCGAAATGACCGCTTACACGGAGGAAATCTTCGGACCCGTCCTGGTGGTGGTCCGCGTGGGCGACCTGGACGAGGGCATCAGGCTCATCAACTCCAACCCCTACGGCAACGGCACCGCCATCTTCACGTCCTCCGGTGCCAACGCCCGCAAGTTCCAGCGCTCCGTGACTGTGGGTATGGTGGGTATCAACGTGCCCCTGCCGGTTCCGGTGGCCTACCACTCCTTCGGCGGGTGGAAGGCCTCGCTGTTCGGCGACAAGCACATCTACGGTCCGGAAGGCGTGTCCTTCTACACCCGTGGCAAGGTAGTCACGTCCCGCTGGCCCGAACCCACCCACGCCTCCGGCGCCTCCTACAACTTCCCCTCCAACTAG
- a CDS encoding tautomerase family protein — protein sequence MPLVRIDVNEGRTPEQLGELSKRIHHAILAEYGIPERDYFHVITEHPRGQIFAQDAGLGFERSSGVVMIQIFTQGGRSREAKQSLFAAIAAQLGEIGVAGEDVFLGYVENTADDWSFGFGRAQYVTGELAVPTR from the coding sequence ATGCCCCTCGTCCGCATCGACGTCAACGAAGGCCGTACGCCGGAGCAGCTCGGCGAACTCAGCAAGCGAATCCATCACGCCATCCTTGCCGAGTACGGCATCCCGGAGCGTGACTACTTCCATGTCATCACCGAGCATCCCCGGGGCCAGATCTTCGCCCAGGATGCCGGGCTTGGTTTTGAACGAAGTTCCGGGGTGGTCATGATCCAGATATTCACCCAAGGCGGGCGTAGTCGCGAAGCAAAGCAATCTTTGTTCGCTGCCATTGCCGCCCAGCTCGGCGAGATTGGTGTTGCCGGCGAGGATGTCTTCCTCGGTTACGTGGAAAATACCGCCGATGATTGGTCCTTCGGCTTTGGTCGCGCCCAGTATGTCACTGGAGAGCTCGCCGTTCCTACCCGGTAA
- a CDS encoding Cgl0159 family (beta/alpha)8-fold protein, producing MSFNDDPRRYEHLSALRLEDPDAVARAAAARRRHPGLKYGTQNFIVAADHPARGALSVGADPVAMADRRTLLDRLQIALANPAVDGVLASPDIMDDLLLLGALEGKLVFGSMNRGGLAGLVNEIDDRFTGHTAAALDALGADGGKMLTRICLGDPDTASILEATAKAVDSLAARKLIAMVEPFLSVREANGKVRNDLSPDAVIKSVAIAQGLGSTSAYTWMKLPVVAEMERVMAATTLPTVLLGGDPDAGQDEVFASWQAALALPGVQGLTVGRTLLYPADGDVAGAVATAASLLKSPAKVSE from the coding sequence TTGAGCTTCAATGATGATCCCCGCCGTTACGAGCACCTGAGTGCGCTCCGGCTTGAAGATCCCGACGCCGTTGCTCGCGCCGCCGCCGCACGTCGCCGCCATCCGGGGCTGAAGTACGGGACCCAGAATTTCATCGTGGCGGCCGACCACCCGGCCCGCGGCGCCCTGAGTGTCGGTGCTGATCCGGTGGCGATGGCGGACCGCCGGACCCTGCTGGACCGGCTGCAGATCGCTTTGGCGAATCCCGCCGTCGACGGGGTCCTGGCGTCACCGGACATCATGGACGACCTGCTCCTGCTGGGTGCGCTCGAAGGCAAGCTCGTCTTCGGTTCGATGAACCGCGGCGGCCTCGCCGGACTAGTCAACGAAATCGACGACCGCTTCACGGGCCATACCGCAGCCGCCTTGGACGCCCTCGGCGCCGATGGCGGCAAGATGCTCACCCGCATCTGCCTTGGCGACCCGGATACGGCGTCGATCCTGGAAGCCACTGCCAAGGCCGTGGACTCCCTCGCGGCGCGCAAGTTGATCGCCATGGTGGAGCCCTTCCTGTCCGTCCGTGAGGCAAACGGCAAGGTCCGCAACGACCTCTCGCCGGATGCCGTCATCAAGTCCGTCGCGATCGCGCAGGGCCTGGGCTCCACGAGCGCCTACACCTGGATGAAGCTGCCTGTCGTGGCCGAGATGGAACGGGTCATGGCCGCCACCACGCTGCCCACAGTCCTGCTCGGCGGGGATCCGGACGCAGGCCAGGATGAGGTCTTCGCAAGTTGGCAGGCCGCGCTTGCCTTACCCGGAGTCCAAGGCTTGACTGTGGGACGGACCCTTTTGTATCCGGCCGACGGAGACGTGGCCGGTGCAGTGGCTACGGCCGCCTCGCTGCTGAAGTCACCTGCGAAAGTATCGGAATAG
- the iolC gene encoding 5-dehydro-2-deoxygluconokinase — MTHELLTIGRISVDIYPNDIGVGLEDVQSFGKYLGGSPSNVAVAAARHGRRSGVITRTGDDPFGIYLHRELRKFKVDDAFVTPVPGLQTPATFCAIQPPHDFPLYFYGRFPTAPDLQIKAEELDLDAIKDAGIFWSTVTGLCQEPSRSAHLAAHEARPRTGLSQGQYTILDLDYRPMFWASEDEARAEVAKILPHVTVAIGNDKECAVGVGEGTPDEQADRLLAAGVEIAVVKLGPEGVMAKTRTERVVSAPVPVETVNGLGAGDSFGGAFCHGLLSGWPLAQILDYANAAGAIVASRLSCADAMPTPEEVTSLLAERGRLTPAGTNPASHAAVSEGATR; from the coding sequence GTGACCCACGAACTGCTCACCATCGGGCGCATCAGCGTTGATATCTACCCGAACGACATCGGTGTGGGACTGGAGGACGTGCAATCCTTCGGCAAGTATCTTGGCGGCTCGCCGTCCAACGTGGCCGTCGCTGCTGCCCGCCACGGCCGCCGCAGCGGCGTCATCACGCGTACGGGCGACGACCCTTTCGGCATCTACCTGCACCGCGAGCTGCGCAAGTTCAAGGTCGACGACGCTTTCGTCACCCCGGTGCCGGGCCTTCAAACGCCGGCCACCTTCTGCGCGATCCAGCCTCCGCACGACTTCCCGTTGTACTTCTACGGACGGTTCCCGACGGCGCCGGACCTGCAGATCAAGGCCGAGGAACTCGACCTGGACGCCATTAAGGACGCCGGCATCTTCTGGTCCACGGTGACCGGCCTCTGCCAGGAGCCTAGCCGCTCCGCCCATCTGGCAGCTCACGAAGCCCGGCCGCGCACCGGCTTGAGCCAGGGCCAGTACACCATCCTGGATCTGGACTACCGGCCCATGTTCTGGGCGTCTGAGGACGAGGCCCGGGCAGAGGTCGCCAAGATCCTGCCCCACGTCACCGTGGCCATCGGCAACGACAAGGAATGTGCCGTGGGCGTGGGCGAAGGAACACCGGACGAGCAGGCCGACCGCCTCCTGGCCGCGGGCGTCGAGATCGCCGTCGTCAAGCTTGGCCCCGAAGGTGTCATGGCCAAAACCCGCACGGAACGCGTCGTCTCCGCACCGGTCCCCGTTGAGACTGTCAATGGCCTGGGCGCGGGTGACTCCTTCGGCGGCGCTTTTTGCCACGGCCTGCTGTCCGGCTGGCCTTTGGCCCAGATCCTGGACTACGCCAACGCTGCAGGCGCGATTGTCGCCTCCCGGCTTTCTTGCGCCGACGCGATGCCGACGCCGGAGGAAGTCACCTCGTTGCTCGCCGAACGCGGCCGCCTGACCCCGGCCGGCACCAATCCAGCTTCTCACGCAGCAGTTTCAGAAGGAGCAACACGTTGA
- a CDS encoding sugar phosphate isomerase/epimerase family protein has protein sequence MKIALDPTPFHHTHSLLEFPRLAADLGYKYLQLTPHADFIPFFNHPKADAELVGQLKKACKDADVEIASVLPVLRWSGPDEDAREAAVRYWKRAIQITVDLGVQTMNTEFSGRPEKAEESERAFYRSMEELLPIIEREGLDVLIDPHPDDFVEDGLAALRVIRGVNSPNIGMVYVASHTFHMGNKPLDIMRAAGDKLRLVHVSDTMDHHASHGLRYITNPPGNAIRVHQHLKIGDGDVNWDEFFGGLKEIGFLDKGNTVMVSSVFAEDDNANEVSRYQLETMGKYISKVQ, from the coding sequence ATGAAGATTGCCCTCGATCCCACCCCGTTCCACCACACCCACAGCCTGCTGGAATTTCCGCGGCTCGCCGCCGATCTCGGCTACAAATACCTCCAGCTGACCCCGCATGCCGATTTCATCCCGTTCTTCAACCACCCCAAGGCTGACGCCGAGCTCGTGGGCCAGCTAAAGAAGGCCTGCAAGGACGCCGACGTCGAGATCGCCTCGGTGCTTCCCGTGCTGCGTTGGTCCGGGCCCGATGAGGACGCCCGCGAGGCCGCCGTCCGCTACTGGAAGCGCGCCATCCAGATCACCGTTGATCTCGGCGTGCAGACCATGAACACCGAATTCAGCGGGCGTCCGGAAAAGGCCGAGGAGTCCGAGAGGGCCTTCTACCGCTCCATGGAAGAGCTCCTTCCGATCATCGAGCGCGAGGGCCTGGACGTCCTCATCGACCCGCACCCGGACGACTTCGTGGAGGATGGGCTCGCCGCGCTCCGCGTCATCCGTGGCGTGAACTCGCCCAACATCGGCATGGTCTACGTTGCCTCCCACACCTTCCACATGGGCAACAAGCCGCTCGACATCATGCGGGCCGCGGGGGACAAGCTGCGCCTCGTCCACGTGTCTGACACGATGGACCACCACGCCTCCCACGGCCTGCGCTACATCACCAACCCGCCCGGCAACGCCATACGCGTGCACCAGCACCTGAAGATCGGCGACGGCGACGTCAACTGGGACGAGTTCTTCGGCGGACTGAAGGAAATCGGCTTCCTGGACAAGGGGAACACGGTCATGGTGTCCAGCGTCTTCGCCGAGGACGACAATGCCAACGAGGTCTCCCGGTACCAGCTGGAGACTATGGGCAAGTACATTTCCAAAGTCCAGTAG
- the iolD gene encoding 3D-(3,5/4)-trihydroxycyclohexane-1,2-dione acylhydrolase (decyclizing): MTVAQAVVEFLSKQYTVDSVGGSEYRERLIPGTFGIFGHGNVAGVGQALKQYQQLDPSIMPYYQGRNEQAQSHQAVGYARHTRRRQTFAISTSIGPGSSNLLTGAALATTNRLPVLLLPSDTFATRAADPVLQQLELPYAYDITVNDAFRPLSKFFDRVSRPEQLFSAFHHGLRVLTDPAETGAVTISLPQDVQAEALDVPEEFLAEREWRIRRPEADDDDIRRAAEAIRAAKRPLIIAGGGVLYAFANEELAKFAELTGIPVGNTQAGVGVLPWDHQFSLGAIGSTGTTAANAIAAVADVIIGIGTRYEDFTTASRTAFQNPDVKFININVAAIDAYKHGTTLPIVADARKALVKLNQALGGYRVGADLEQKIAAEKKRWNAIVDEAFDTRHTPLPAQNEIIGATSRAMEKQDVVICAAGSLPGDLHKMWRVRDPFGYHVEYAYSCMGYEIPGGLGVKRAALAEAAAGGEKRDVVVMVGDGSYLMMHTELVTAVAERIKLIVVLIQNHGYASIGSLSESLGSQRFGTQYRVLDKEQHSFDAGERLPIDLALNAESLGAKVIRIEPGEKVIAELEQAIRDAKAAPEESGPIVIHVESDPLLDAPSSESWWDVPVSQVSELESTQQAYQTYTDHKNRQRKLLG; this comes from the coding sequence ATGACGGTCGCCCAGGCGGTTGTCGAGTTCCTGTCCAAGCAGTACACGGTGGATTCCGTGGGCGGGAGTGAGTACCGGGAACGCCTGATTCCGGGCACCTTCGGGATCTTCGGCCACGGCAACGTCGCCGGTGTGGGCCAGGCACTCAAGCAGTACCAGCAGCTCGATCCGAGCATCATGCCGTATTACCAAGGCCGCAACGAGCAGGCCCAGTCGCACCAGGCCGTTGGCTACGCCAGGCACACGCGCCGCCGCCAGACCTTCGCGATCAGCACCTCGATCGGGCCCGGTTCCTCGAACCTGCTGACCGGCGCTGCGCTGGCCACCACCAACCGGCTGCCGGTCCTGCTGCTGCCGAGCGATACCTTCGCCACCCGTGCAGCTGACCCCGTGCTGCAGCAGCTCGAGCTGCCCTACGCCTACGACATCACGGTCAACGACGCCTTCCGTCCGCTGTCCAAGTTCTTCGACCGGGTGTCCCGTCCGGAGCAGTTGTTCTCGGCATTTCACCACGGCCTGCGCGTCCTGACAGACCCGGCCGAGACCGGCGCGGTGACCATTTCGCTGCCGCAGGATGTCCAGGCCGAGGCCTTGGATGTTCCGGAGGAGTTCCTCGCCGAGCGTGAGTGGCGGATCCGCCGGCCCGAAGCGGACGACGACGACATCCGCCGCGCCGCCGAGGCCATCCGTGCCGCCAAACGTCCGCTCATCATCGCCGGCGGCGGGGTCCTGTACGCGTTCGCCAACGAGGAACTCGCCAAGTTCGCCGAACTGACCGGCATCCCGGTGGGCAACACCCAAGCTGGCGTCGGCGTCCTGCCGTGGGACCACCAGTTCTCGCTGGGAGCCATTGGCTCCACGGGCACGACGGCGGCGAACGCCATCGCGGCCGTTGCTGACGTGATCATCGGCATCGGTACCAGATATGAGGACTTTACGACGGCGTCGCGCACTGCTTTCCAGAACCCCGATGTCAAGTTCATCAACATCAACGTGGCCGCGATCGACGCCTACAAGCACGGCACCACGCTGCCGATCGTCGCGGACGCCCGCAAGGCCCTGGTCAAGCTGAACCAGGCGCTCGGCGGATACCGTGTGGGCGCGGACCTGGAGCAGAAGATCGCGGCGGAGAAGAAACGCTGGAACGCGATCGTGGACGAGGCCTTCGACACCCGCCACACCCCGCTGCCGGCGCAGAACGAGATCATCGGCGCTACCAGCCGGGCCATGGAAAAGCAGGACGTTGTCATCTGCGCCGCTGGTTCCCTGCCCGGCGACCTGCACAAGATGTGGCGCGTCCGGGATCCGTTCGGCTACCACGTGGAGTACGCCTACTCCTGCATGGGCTACGAGATCCCCGGCGGCCTGGGTGTCAAGCGTGCCGCCCTGGCGGAGGCAGCAGCAGGCGGCGAGAAGCGCGACGTCGTGGTCATGGTGGGGGACGGCTCCTACCTGATGATGCACACCGAACTGGTCACCGCCGTCGCCGAACGCATCAAGCTGATCGTGGTCCTGATCCAGAACCACGGCTACGCCTCCATCGGCTCGCTCTCCGAGTCGCTGGGCTCCCAGCGCTTCGGCACGCAGTACCGGGTCCTGGACAAGGAACAGCACTCCTTCGACGCCGGCGAGAGGCTGCCCATCGACCTTGCCCTTAACGCCGAAAGCCTCGGCGCGAAGGTTATCCGGATCGAACCGGGGGAGAAGGTCATCGCCGAACTGGAACAGGCCATCCGCGACGCGAAGGCGGCACCGGAGGAGTCCGGGCCGATCGTCATCCACGTCGAATCGGACCCCTTGCTGGACGCTCCGAGCTCCGAATCCTGGTGGGACGTTCCCGTCTCGCAGGTCTCCGAACTCGAATCCACCCAGCAGGCCTACCAGACGTACACAGACCACAAGAACCGGCAGCGCAAGCTGCTCGGCTAA
- a CDS encoding Gfo/Idh/MocA family protein → MTDILRVAVIGAGRMGADHIKRLSTRIHGAEVAAVVDVDLSRAQAAIAGIDGAVALASAEEALNNGDVNAVLIATPGFLHEEILYKALEKDFPILCEKPLTPDAESAWKVVKAETALGHKRIQVGFMRRFDAEYAALGSVIRDHELGELLMLHHQHRNPTTPPGFTNEMLINDSVVHEFDAIRFFTGEEITSVQVRLGKATRNAPSGQHDPQHVLIETESGVLADVEIYVNAKFGYEVATQASFEDGIVNIGGDGGPYVRSAGRWGGKVTPGFEERFGAAYDVEVQAWVDAARRGEIGGPTAWDGYATAACCEAGVEAQKSGERVAVQLNSKPDLYK, encoded by the coding sequence TTGACTGACATTCTCCGCGTGGCCGTCATCGGCGCAGGCCGCATGGGCGCCGACCACATCAAGCGGCTCAGCACCCGGATCCACGGCGCTGAAGTAGCCGCCGTCGTCGACGTCGACCTCTCCCGCGCACAGGCCGCCATCGCAGGGATCGACGGCGCCGTGGCCCTCGCCAGTGCCGAAGAGGCCCTCAACAACGGCGACGTCAACGCCGTTCTGATTGCCACCCCGGGGTTCCTGCACGAGGAAATCCTCTACAAGGCGCTGGAGAAGGACTTCCCCATCCTCTGCGAAAAACCGCTCACCCCGGATGCCGAGAGTGCCTGGAAAGTTGTCAAGGCCGAAACGGCGCTCGGCCACAAGCGCATCCAGGTGGGCTTCATGCGCCGCTTCGACGCCGAATACGCCGCCCTGGGCTCGGTGATCCGCGACCATGAACTCGGCGAGCTGCTCATGCTGCACCACCAGCACCGCAACCCGACCACGCCGCCGGGCTTCACCAATGAGATGCTCATCAACGACTCCGTGGTCCACGAATTCGATGCCATCCGTTTCTTCACCGGTGAGGAAATCACGTCGGTCCAGGTCCGTCTGGGCAAGGCAACGCGCAACGCCCCGAGCGGCCAGCACGACCCCCAGCACGTCCTGATCGAGACCGAGTCCGGCGTCCTGGCCGACGTCGAAATCTACGTCAACGCCAAGTTCGGCTATGAAGTCGCGACCCAGGCGTCCTTCGAGGACGGCATCGTGAACATCGGTGGCGACGGCGGTCCTTACGTCCGCAGCGCTGGCCGCTGGGGCGGCAAGGTCACGCCCGGCTTCGAAGAGCGCTTCGGTGCCGCGTACGACGTCGAGGTCCAGGCTTGGGTGGACGCCGCCCGCCGTGGCGAAATCGGCGGTCCTACCGCCTGGGATGGGTACGCCACCGCCGCTTGCTGCGAAGCAGGCGTCGAGGCCCAGAAGTCTGGCGAAAGAGTCGCCGTACAGCTCAACAGCAAACCCGATCTGTACAAGTAA
- a CDS encoding sugar phosphate isomerase/epimerase family protein translates to MTENKLIIGTAPDSWGVWFADDPKQTPWDRFLDEVAESGYKWIELGPYGYLPNDPARLAEELKQRDLKVTAGTVFTAFHRGAAQYEEAWEPARKVAELTAAMGGEHIVVIPAMWRDDVTGEAVESGELSQEQWNDLFAGHNRMGKVLLEDFGLKQQFHSHADSHVGAQADIEHLLAETDPQYLNLCLDTGHAEYCGASSLELIKNYPDRIGYLHLKQINPDVLRQVNEENMTWAAANLAGVMTEPPSGLPDLRAVIEAVEGLNRPIFGIVEQDMYPVALDVPMPIAKRTRNYLLSCGSRTTVQ, encoded by the coding sequence ATGACAGAGAACAAACTCATCATCGGCACGGCCCCGGACTCCTGGGGCGTCTGGTTCGCGGATGACCCCAAGCAGACCCCGTGGGATCGTTTCCTGGACGAAGTGGCTGAGTCCGGCTACAAATGGATCGAACTTGGCCCCTACGGCTACTTGCCGAACGACCCCGCCCGCCTTGCCGAGGAACTCAAGCAGCGCGACCTCAAGGTCACAGCTGGAACGGTCTTCACCGCCTTCCACCGCGGTGCCGCTCAGTACGAGGAAGCCTGGGAGCCGGCACGCAAAGTCGCGGAGTTGACCGCGGCCATGGGCGGCGAGCACATCGTGGTCATTCCGGCCATGTGGCGCGACGACGTCACGGGCGAGGCTGTAGAGAGCGGCGAACTGTCGCAAGAGCAGTGGAACGATCTGTTCGCAGGCCACAACCGCATGGGCAAGGTGCTGCTGGAGGACTTCGGCCTGAAGCAGCAGTTCCACTCCCACGCAGATTCCCACGTTGGAGCCCAAGCCGACATCGAGCACCTGCTCGCCGAAACCGATCCGCAATACCTGAACCTGTGCCTGGACACTGGACACGCCGAATATTGCGGGGCGTCCAGCCTTGAACTGATCAAGAACTACCCGGACCGCATCGGCTACCTGCACCTGAAGCAGATCAACCCGGATGTCCTGAGACAAGTCAATGAGGAGAACATGACCTGGGCCGCAGCCAACCTGGCCGGTGTCATGACCGAACCGCCGAGCGGTCTCCCGGACCTGCGCGCCGTCATCGAGGCCGTTGAAGGACTCAACCGCCCGATCTTTGGCATTGTGGAGCAGGACATGTACCCCGTGGCCCTCGACGTCCCCATGCCCATCGCCAAGCGCACCCGCAACTACCTGCTCTCGTGCGGCTCCCGCACCACCGTGCAGTAG
- the sucC gene encoding ADP-forming succinate--CoA ligase subunit beta, giving the protein MDLFEYQARDMFEAHGVPVLAGIVAHTPEEAKAAAENIGGVTVVKAQVKVGGRGKAGGVKVAKSADEALEHATNILGMDIKGHTVNKVMIAQGADIAEEYYFSVLLDRANRNYLAMCSVEGGMEIEQLAVERPEALAKVAIDPAVGIDQAKADEIVAAAGFSEELRGKVASVILKLWDVFKKEDATLVEVNPLVKTGAGDIVALDGKVSLDENAGFRHPHHAELEDKDAADPLEAKAKEQDLNYVKLDGSVGIIGNGAGLVMSTLDVVAYAGENHGNVKPANFLDIGGGASAEVMAAGLDVILGDEQVKSVFVNVFGGITACDAVAKGIVGALAELGVHANKPLVVRLDGNNVEEGRRILAEANHPLVTLAATMDEGADKAAELANAAK; this is encoded by the coding sequence GTGGACCTGTTTGAATATCAGGCGCGCGATATGTTCGAAGCGCACGGTGTACCCGTGCTCGCCGGCATCGTGGCGCACACTCCTGAAGAAGCAAAGGCTGCAGCCGAGAACATTGGCGGCGTGACCGTCGTCAAGGCGCAGGTAAAGGTCGGTGGCCGTGGCAAGGCTGGCGGTGTGAAGGTCGCAAAGTCCGCTGACGAAGCGCTCGAGCACGCCACCAACATCCTTGGCATGGACATCAAGGGCCACACCGTCAACAAGGTCATGATCGCCCAGGGCGCAGACATTGCTGAGGAATACTACTTCTCCGTCCTTCTGGACCGGGCCAACCGCAACTACCTGGCCATGTGCTCCGTTGAAGGCGGCATGGAAATCGAGCAGCTCGCCGTAGAACGCCCCGAGGCCCTCGCCAAGGTTGCCATCGACCCCGCAGTCGGAATCGACCAGGCAAAGGCCGACGAAATCGTTGCCGCTGCAGGTTTCTCCGAGGAACTGCGCGGCAAGGTCGCCTCCGTCATCCTCAAGCTCTGGGACGTCTTCAAGAAGGAAGACGCAACCCTGGTTGAGGTCAACCCCCTGGTCAAGACGGGTGCGGGCGACATCGTTGCCCTCGACGGCAAGGTCTCGCTGGACGAGAACGCTGGCTTCCGCCACCCCCACCACGCCGAACTTGAGGACAAGGACGCAGCTGACCCGCTCGAGGCAAAGGCCAAGGAGCAGGATCTCAACTACGTGAAGCTTGACGGCTCGGTTGGCATCATCGGCAACGGCGCCGGTCTTGTGATGTCCACCCTCGACGTCGTTGCTTACGCAGGCGAAAACCACGGCAACGTCAAGCCCGCCAACTTCCTGGACATCGGCGGTGGAGCTTCCGCTGAGGTCATGGCCGCCGGCTTGGACGTCATCCTTGGCGACGAGCAGGTCAAGAGCGTTTTCGTGAACGTCTTCGGTGGCATCACCGCGTGTGACGCTGTGGCAAAGGGCATCGTCGGCGCACTTGCCGAGCTTGGCGTCCACGCCAACAAGCCGCTGGTTGTCCGACTCGACGGCAACAACGTCGAAGAGGGCCGCCGCATCCTGGCCGAGGCCAACCACCCGCTGGTTACCCTGGCAGCCACCATGGACGAGGGCGCCGACAAGGCCGCCGAACTCGCCAACGCAGCGAAGTAA
- the sucD gene encoding succinate--CoA ligase subunit alpha has product MSIYLNKDSKVIVQGITGGEGTKHTSLMLKAGTNIVGGVNARKAGTTVVHGGKDITVFGTVKEAIAETGADVSIVFVPPAFTKSAVVEAIEAGIGLVVVITEGVPVQDSAEFWALAQATVDADGKQVTRIIGPNCPGIITPGEALVGITPANITGKGPIGLVSKSGTLTYQMMYELRDLGFSTAIGIGGDPVIGTTHIDALAAFEADPETKAIVMIGEIGGDAEERAADFIKANVTKPVVGYVAGFTAPEGKTMGHAGAIVSGSAGTAQAKKEALEAAGVKVGKTPSETAKLLREVFATL; this is encoded by the coding sequence ATGTCTATCTACCTCAACAAGGACTCCAAGGTCATCGTCCAGGGCATCACCGGCGGCGAAGGCACCAAGCACACCTCCCTGATGCTCAAGGCCGGCACCAACATCGTCGGTGGCGTCAACGCCCGCAAGGCAGGCACCACGGTGGTGCACGGCGGCAAGGATATCACCGTCTTCGGCACTGTGAAGGAAGCCATCGCGGAGACTGGCGCGGACGTCTCGATCGTCTTCGTTCCGCCGGCATTCACGAAGTCTGCCGTGGTTGAGGCCATCGAAGCAGGCATCGGCTTGGTCGTTGTCATCACCGAAGGCGTGCCGGTTCAGGATTCCGCCGAGTTCTGGGCACTCGCCCAGGCCACGGTGGACGCTGACGGCAAGCAGGTCACCCGCATCATCGGGCCGAACTGCCCCGGTATCATCACCCCGGGCGAAGCCCTGGTTGGCATCACCCCGGCAAACATCACGGGCAAGGGCCCCATCGGCCTGGTTTCCAAGTCCGGTACCTTGACCTACCAGATGATGTACGAACTGCGCGACCTCGGTTTCTCCACTGCCATCGGCATTGGTGGCGACCCCGTCATCGGTACTACCCACATCGACGCCCTGGCTGCGTTCGAGGCTGACCCGGAGACCAAGGCAATCGTCATGATCGGCGAAATCGGTGGAGACGCTGAAGAGCGCGCAGCCGACTTCATCAAGGCCAACGTCACCAAGCCGGTTGTCGGCTACGTTGCTGGCTTCACCGCCCCCGAGGGCAAGACCATGGGCCACGCAGGCGCCATCGTCTCCGGCTCTGCGGGTACGGCGCAGGCCAAGAAGGAAGCCCTCGAAGCTGCAGGCGTGAAGGTCGGCAAGACGCCGTCCGAGACCGCCAAGCTGCTCCGCGAGGTCTTTGCGACCCTCTAG